One genomic segment of Bos javanicus breed banteng chromosome 23, ARS-OSU_banteng_1.0, whole genome shotgun sequence includes these proteins:
- the MRPL14 gene encoding large ribosomal subunit protein uL14m isoform X1, whose protein sequence is MKVGATEFLGTDTQMSLVCRRGSSGRCSLIQSGLEEVCLEPGLLSWAEELPSWDPMAFSSGLWGPCVHMSRAFSQRCFSTTGSLGAIQKMTRVRVVDNSALGNTPYHRPPRCIHVYNKNGVGKVGDRILLAIKGQKKKALIVGHRMPGPTMTPRFDSNNVVLIEDNGNPVGTRIKTPIPTSLRQREGEFSKVLAIAQNFV, encoded by the exons ATGAAAGTTGGAGCCACGGAGTTCCTTGGCACAGACACCCAGATGTCCTTGGTGTGCAGGAGGGGCAGCAGTGGACGCTGCAGCCTCATACAGAGCGGCTTGGAGGAGGTGTGTTTGGAGCCAGGGCTGCTGAGTTGGGCAGAG GAGTTGCCATCTTGGGATCCCATGGCTTTTTCTAGCGGGCTCTGGGGCCCCTGTgtccacatgagcagagcattcAGCCAGCGCTGTTTCAG CACCACCGGCAGCCTTGGCGCAATTCAGAAGATGACGCGGGTGCGTGTGGTGGACAACAGTGCCCTGGGGAACACTCCTTACCATCGCCCTCCTCGCTGCATCCACGTCTATAACAAGAACGGCGTGGGCAAGGTGGGTGACCGGATCCTGCTGGCCATCAAGGGGCAGAAGAAAAAGGCGCTCATCGTGGGGCATCGCATGCCTGGCCCCACAATGACCCCCAGGTTTGACTCCAACAACGTGGTCCTCATCGAGGACAACGGGAACCCGGTGGGGACCCGAATCAAGACACCCATCCCCACCAGCCTCCGCCAGAGGGAAGGCGAGTTTTCCAAGGTGCTGGCCATCGCTCAGAACTTCGTGTGA
- the MRPL14 gene encoding large ribosomal subunit protein uL14m isoform X2: MAFSSGLWGPCVHMSRAFSQRCFSTTGSLGAIQKMTRVRVVDNSALGNTPYHRPPRCIHVYNKNGVGKVGDRILLAIKGQKKKALIVGHRMPGPTMTPRFDSNNVVLIEDNGNPVGTRIKTPIPTSLRQREGEFSKVLAIAQNFV, from the exons ATGGCTTTTTCTAGCGGGCTCTGGGGCCCCTGTgtccacatgagcagagcattcAGCCAGCGCTGTTTCAG CACCACCGGCAGCCTTGGCGCAATTCAGAAGATGACGCGGGTGCGTGTGGTGGACAACAGTGCCCTGGGGAACACTCCTTACCATCGCCCTCCTCGCTGCATCCACGTCTATAACAAGAACGGCGTGGGCAAGGTGGGTGACCGGATCCTGCTGGCCATCAAGGGGCAGAAGAAAAAGGCGCTCATCGTGGGGCATCGCATGCCTGGCCCCACAATGACCCCCAGGTTTGACTCCAACAACGTGGTCCTCATCGAGGACAACGGGAACCCGGTGGGGACCCGAATCAAGACACCCATCCCCACCAGCCTCCGCCAGAGGGAAGGCGAGTTTTCCAAGGTGCTGGCCATCGCTCAGAACTTCGTGTGA